atacctgacccgtcacgggttggcgggtcgggttctggtcaacagattttctggcccgacccgccaacctgaatTGGACCCGAATTGCTACCCCtacatataacccccttatagttttcaatatatatacataacccGGTACAAGAAACAGAGAGTAATTTACAAATTaatgattttttaaagtttgaaCCATCTTCACAGTTCATTCCTTTTTAATACATTGCAAAAACACAAATCTAATACTTAATTAACTGAGAGATTTCCAACAAAATAAGTGCACTTATTTGCACGATTGAAACAGAATAACTTGAGCATTTCTACTAATCTCAGCAAACTTTCTCTTCCTCTCTATCTCTCCTTGAACTTCCAATCTCACACCAAAAAGTTTTGGCCTCTCATCAAACTCATCATTATCAACAATAGAGCCATCATTCTTCTCCCCAGCCTGGTCAGCATACACGGCCACCAAGTCAAGCAACTccttgcatttcttcttcatggTGGAAAGTTCACTGCTCAAGACTCCATTCTCCCTCTTAAGTCGTTTATTCTCATCAATGAGGACAGTGTACTGATCTGACGATGATGAAGTTGATGATGACCTTTGGCTTTGGTCTTCATCGGATTGATCTTTTGTTGGTGCAGCTGCAGCTGCAGCagcttgatgatgatgatgatgattttgtTGTCCCTTATTATTATTAGAATGTGACTTGTTAGTCCATGCTTTTCTTCGACGGATTTCGCAGAGCAGATCCCTTTCGCCTTTGCGAAACATGTCGTTGCTGAACTCCCACCGGGCCGTTGCAACTTTGCGAAAACCCTTTTTTAAGTCATAGATATTAGAAAAAGAACATAATCAAGAGCTCATGACAAAGCTACTCAATTTTTTGTTTGGAAACTGAAATAAGCATAAACTATGTAAGAATCTATCTTTGGTACATGCCTTATCACAAAACTCCTTTATACCAAAAGGTGTTGATCATAAATATACAGaaaaattaatcttttctacaccGACCGACAGTATTTATCCTGACAACATAAGAGAGTTATATCATATATGAGATATAATGATTCAAGAGCGTTATTATTCGTGGCCATATGAAGAAATTTACATTAGCAAtatatttatgttggattttatCCCTATACCTACATGTACTATCACAAATTTTCTTTACACGaacatgtatatatattattcgtgtaaagttaaaaaaaaaatagttaacttgATGACAACTATTCATGAGCATGTAAAGAAAATATTATACTAGCACGGAGATAAAAAGTTGCATTTGAAAAAGAGTGCAAGTAGTTTCTTACATGGGAACTATTCTATTAAttcctcctttttttcattgttttttttttctttttcatgccCTTCTTTGGATATCTTTTGGTTTAGAAACTCATCTCTATACAACTTCACATGTATATGGCAACTAGATCTAaccactcaaaaaaaaaaaaaggatctaattaattaaaaaaaggtATCATGGTTTTCTACGTCAAGTCAAACAACTCATATTTGATTGATGGACCCAATTAAGTACCTATCTTTTTTGTAACGCTCCAGGATCATCAATTCAACAAGATTAAAAACACTAGAAGATTATAAACGCTAAATGGCCACAATTTTCCAGCCTGAAAGCAACACGAATTCAATAACTACAGGATGGCTTTTATCATTTGACAtttgccaaattttcactcaagaATCATGAATCGACAATCTTATTGGTCAATCCCACTCTCCATGACTTGCAACCTGTGGCTCTCCAGATACAGATCATGGATCGCTAGCTGATTGGTATCTAACAACCACCACTAATAAATCATCACAacccaatttaaaaaaaaaaaagagtaaagaaTAGTGTGTGTTATGTGTGAAACGAATCTGTCGAATTTTTTCTGCTCTTGTGGGGTTGGCCAGGACAGGATGTCAAAGAAATAGTTCTTAACTATTTACCCTTTCAACGCTATGACTCAATCTTGGGATTTTGGAAGACCAGAGAATTATCTATATCTACCAGCCTTGTACGTCACATGTGGATATGATAAGAATGTTCAACGACCATGCAGAAAGCAAGCATCAGCACATATTATGAGGAGTCGTGTACAAATTTATGAATGTGCTTGGACAgttatttggaaattttttaaattatttttaatcaccttttaATTTTACATGTattacatcataaaaagtgttatAATATTATTCCCGAAATAATCTTTGATACAAAAGTAAAAAGTGTTATAATATTATTCCCGAAATAATCTTTGATACAAAAGGaagctacttttttttttgttacaatAATTACCATTACTCAAAAGAAGTTCTTATAAAAATGCTTTTGGGTAGTTACCCAGTTGTAACTGAGCTTGTGGTATCAAGTTAGTAAATGAAATATATAAAAAtgcttttgaccaaaaaaaaaaaaaaagaagaagttcTTATGGTTTGGACCAATAAAATAGGACGGAGGCTTTGAATGGGATTATTTGTTCTTAGATAATTCAATGAAATTGACCTAgctatatctatatatatatacacgcacAAAACACACAGAGACACACACACATTTATGGGGCTGTGTGGCGATTGGATTTCTTTGAGAAGACTGGCTTAAATTGGAAAATAGTGAACATACATAAGTATTGAGCTGCCGGACAAAGCTAGAGAAGTTGCTGTGTTTGAAGAGCGTCGGGAGCAAGTCTCTGGCGAACTCCGCCGGCTGCCAGACGACAAAAGCCGTTCCCTCCGTGTTCCACGAGATTACTTCATCGGTGGAGGGATCTTCAACAAGCATGTAGGTTTTCAACAGGAAAGGTGGAGGTGAAGACTTCCTCACATATTCAAGCAAACTCTTTTCACATTCAGGCTCCATCATCATCAAAAATACAATATAGGTAATAAGAATATTTCAAGAAGATTGATAGAGAGGATTTTAAAAAcagggggggagagagagagagagagagagagagacagagacaaAGAGAGAGACTTTGGTGATTACTCCTGCTCTATGATCGAATTCTTTCTGACCCGGCTGGGAAATTAATAAGGAAGAAATTAAGTGGATGGTGATGATAGCAGGGTAACTAAGAGGTGGAGGAGGAGGACATGAGAAGAAGGGCAGTTAAGAACTCCCAACCCCAGCAATAGAAGCCCAATACGACTCCGCAGTTCATGAGAAATGCAAGAGCTTTGCTGACTTGTCCTTCTCTCCCAATAACTAAGATAGAAATTGTTGAAACGTACGTTTACTACTTCTTATATAGTTACGAGCCAGAGGAATGGAATTATGGCTGAGCTTAGCTAACACCTTGCCCATCTACTTCATCATCCGTCTACCAAATTGTCAAACGGAACGTGTGCATATTATGTATGTGTACTGTGTGTTTGTAAggtgtgtatatatgtatatatatatgtgtgtgcaaTTGTGTATGAGATATCCCCTATTGAAGCTTGATATATTTCTACttaaatacacacacacacacacacacatatatatatatattctataGACCTAGATCATGTCATCGTGTGAAGTAGAGTTCATCAAACCATGAATTAGAAATTAATAGTATTCATTTTCATTAGGTTGCATGAATTACTACCTCATCCACAAGGTTTAATTCTTGAAGAAGATTGATCATTTGCTTGTCCATTCTAACAAATTAGCAATTTTTGCTTCTCCCTTAGAACGGTAAGAGAGAAACCTAGTTATAAGTggacatgtttttttttttaaaaaaaaattactattaaTAGGCATTACTTCAAAAGTACAAGAATCGAATTGATAAAtcgctctctctcttttttttaatgtagTTTATTCCCTTTATATAACTTGCCTTGGAATAGCATTTGGAAAATGGAAACAAAAAtgtaaaagaaagagaaattgatGGGAATTTTAGGTATATATAGTCAATTTGTGACTGTAGATCAAGTTGAACGGTCAACAGCGCTTGCATGGATATAGCACCGTCTACGAGTTCATGTATAAATCAACTGTACGTGTGGAAGATGGTGATTACAACAACTAGGCAGAATTGTCTTGTGAAGATTTTCAAGGAAATGAATAatgcttttattgtttttatttaggATAATTAGTAAGTGTAG
The Coffea arabica cultivar ET-39 chromosome 6c, Coffea Arabica ET-39 HiFi, whole genome shotgun sequence genome window above contains:
- the LOC113692290 gene encoding heat stress transcription factor B-3-like gives rise to the protein MMMEPECEKSLLEYVRKSSPPPFLLKTYMLVEDPSTDEVISWNTEGTAFVVWQPAEFARDLLPTLFKHSNFSSFVRQLNTYGFRKVATARWEFSNDMFRKGERDLLCEIRRRKAWTNKSHSNNNKGQQNHHHHHQAAAAAAAPTKDQSDEDQSQRSSSTSSSSDQYTVLIDENKRLKRENGVLSSELSTMKKKCKELLDLVAVYADQAGEKNDGSIVDNDEFDERPKLFGVRLEVQGEIERKRKFAEISRNAQVILFQSCK